The Coturnix japonica isolate 7356 chromosome 6, Coturnix japonica 2.1, whole genome shotgun sequence genomic sequence TTCCCCCCCATGTCCCCGGTTTCCCTCCAGGCCCggcccgccgcccccgccccgctcaCCATCCTCTACGCGGCAGCGGGGTTACCATGGGCAACTGCGTCACACACACGCCGCCGCTACGTCGCACGTCACCGCTTCCCGCCGGACGTACGGAGCGCGCGCGCGGGGCCCgcgggagggggcggggccaatCGTAGCCACGCCCCCATCCTGAGAGCACGCGGCAGGTGGGCGCGGCCTCTCGGCTCGCTCTGATTGGCTGAGGGCGGCCACGCGGCGCGCCAAAAGTTTGGGTGCCGCGCAGGTAGGGACACGTGGGGTGGGGGCGCGGGTTGAGTGGGGACTGCGCGATGCGATGCATTGCAATGAACGTCACCGGGTGGCTGTGCAGCTCCACGGGTGTGCAGTCAGCAGCCTTGAAGGGGGGGGGAATGCGGCTTAGCACCGTTGGAAGCGTGCATGCCGTGGGGTGTGTGCGGTTATCAGTGTGCAGTGCAGGAGGCCGGCGGCAGCAGCGCCTCGGGTCGCTGAAAGTCCAAGCCAGCTGTTAAATATAAACCCGCAGCAGTTGACTCGGTGCAGCGCTCCGCAGCAGCACGGCGCTATCCCAAAATGGCTGCTGTGCCCCTCGGCTTCGACATCGATGCCCCGCGCTGGGATCAGAGCACCTTCATGGGGCGGCTGCGGCACTTCTTCAACATCACCGACCCGCGCACTGTGCTGGTGCCGGAGGGGGAGCTGGACCGGGCGCAGGCCGTGGTGGCAGGATGCAGgtgagcacacagctgtggtgctggggctgtgcctggCACCTGCCCGAGCGCTGGTGCAGCATCTGAGcaccctgatggagctgtagatgTATCTGTTTGTAGCAGGagagttgggctagatgacttttaaggggctcttccaactcaaaagattctatgatccGTCAGAGGTGTTTTTGTGGGTGTTTATTGGGGTTTTGGGAGCCCTGAGCTATcgtggctgagctgctgtgactTCGGCCTTTCAGGGCCGGGATGGTGCCACCGgggagcagccaggagcagctgctttATGCCAAGAAACTGTACGACTCGGCTTTCCACCCTGACAGTGGTGAGAAGATGAACCTCATTGGCAGGATGTCCTTCCAGGTGCCGGGTGGCATGGCCCTCACTGGCTGCATGCTGCAGTTCTACCGGTGAGAGCTGGGGACACAAGTTGGGACACAGCCTGGATGGCCCTCAGCTCCTCTAGGGGCTCTAATGCTATGGGCTCAGGAGTGGGTTGCTCTCACACACCTCTGTCCCCATGAGCTTGCTGCATGCATCACTGAGGGCCAGGTGGATCTCATTCTCATCCCAAACCCCTCAGGGCTATGCCTCCTCCTGTGCTGTCTGCAAGACCCTCTCATACACATTCatttcccagccctgcccctgcTTCACTCCTTGACTTCAGGCTgccgtgcctcagtttcccccagCAGACACCAGGACAAGGGTACAGAGGGCATCTTATCTGTTCCCTGATGGCACCTGGGTGCTCTGCGGGCCCTTTTCCCTCTGCAGGACAGTGCCAGCTGTGGTGTTCTGGCAGTGGGTGAACCAATCTTTCAACGCCATTGTCAACTATACCAACCGCAATGCTGCGTCCCCCATCTCTCTGGCGTAAG encodes the following:
- the SFXN2 gene encoding sideroflexin-2 isoform X2, whose product is MAAVPLGFDIDAPRWDQSTFMGRLRHFFNITDPRTVLVPEGELDRAQAVVAGCRAGMVPPGSSQEQLLYAKKLYDSAFHPDSGEKMNLIGRMSFQVPGGMALTGCMLQFYRTVPAVVFWQWVNQSFNAIVNYTNRNAASPISLAQIGVAYVTATSTALATAVGLNLYTKRAPPLLARWVPFAAVAAANCVNIPMMRQQEIIHGISVTDEDNNELGHSRRAAVKGIAQVVVSRITMAAPGMIILPIIMERLEKFPFMQPALHGAGSLCPVPSEMLPCAV